A segment of the Colletotrichum destructivum chromosome 3, complete sequence genome:
ccctccctcaaaGACATATGCCTCTCCAGATTCATAGTTCGTTGTCGCGTAGCACCTGATGCAGACGCAGTACGGCCGGTGTTCGGACGAGGTGGCATGCCTCAGGGCCCTTCGTCGGTGATTTCAGCAACTCCGATTCTATACCGCCATTAATCAACCTCGTCACCCCATGAACATGGATCGTctgggggggtggggggcaTCAAGAGAACAATAGAAACACCGCAGCACCGGCGTCGGGGGACGTGGAGGACGCAAACGACAGAACAACCGGAGATACTGTGGCCGGTCTCTAATATACTCGAGAACAACCGCCAGCCGAATGGAGCCGCATAGCAGCCCTGCTATGTACAGGGTGTCCATCTACGCTATGGTCTTAGCGTTCGGGGTCAGGTCGTGAATAGATTGTTCTCTCCCGTCATGCCAGGCCCTTGCCGGGGCCGTGGCGCGGGGCGCGGACCGTGGGAGGTTTCGGCCTCTGTTTCGGACCCCCGCGCAGGGACGACACCCGTATTTTGATCGCTCGACACCCTACCCCTCCTCGTCTGTCTTCGGTATACCGGCGCCGACAGACGGCCGAGCCCATCGGACATTTAGGGGGTCTCATAGCAGCATGATCTCTCACCACAAGAGTAGTTTGAGATGAGGAATACAGTTCGCTGTTGATGAAAGGGGTCGCGCTGAACCCGGCCCCAACGTTCCAAGTCTCATCGTTCCTTTGGCCCCTTGGGATCGCGTCATCTATTACTATCCTCTCCCCTACCTTTTTGCGCCCTACTGCATCGCAAAGTTACCATACCCAGGTTGGAGAGGGGAAGCAGAGGACAAATCCCGCACAACCGTGACGGACCGACCGAGGGCAAAGATCATCTCTCCGCCTAACACGACAATTTCCGTTTGCGCTGGGAAGCGCAATGGTTCGTGATTGTCTGGCCTTAAATCACGGCCGACTTTCCTTCCCCTGCCTCCAGGCCTGCAGGGCTGTAAGTAACCGGGATCATCATTTCGTGCTCAGGCAGGATGTAATTTGTTGGATCTTCAAAGAATGTCGTTGTGAACGTGTACACCATCGGCCACGTCGTGGTTATCGCGCCATCGTTGGCCGAGGTGAAAGCTACATTTGGCTCGAAGCTTCCCGGTGCCGTAAGCGCCAATATCCAGAAGTCGCGGCTACCTCCTCCGACTGAGCCAGATACCCTTGGCGGATATCTGCTGTGGTTACCGCTTGATGACGCGGTTATTGAAACAATACTGGTGGGAAGGTTTAGTCTGATACCGAAGAGCTTGCTGATGAAGACGTCCCACTCAGTGTCTGGAAACCGAAGCGTAGGAACTCTCTGCCACGGGGGTCAACAATGAAGTCGAATCTCCAGTAGATGGATGTGGTAATTCTACTCAGCTGGGCACTCGTCAGTTCCGTAGTGACGCCGACTATTTTCTGGGTCCTGCCGTGGTCTCAACGCTTGCGATGTGCGAACTGGTTTCGTCTGAGTCGCTGAGACTGGGCCATCTGTCCCTGGCTTTTCCGGAACCTGGGATCTTGGAGCTGTCGACCATTGACTCCTAAAAGTGTTGGTGAGGGATGAGCTGTTTTGAGAGATATCCTCTACTGTGAGTGTTATTGCCTGTCTGGAAGAATTCTGCAGGGAAGAGCTTGTCCAGGTCGTTGATGGTGTGCTGTTGAATCCACCAACCTGTCTCTGAGGGTGTGGAACGTGGTTCACTGCACGCTGTCAGTACTTCGTGTCTTGCTAGGTTTCTAAATAAGACCATCGCATCTGCCAAAGTGATATAAACCAGGAGAAGAACCGCTATCAGAAACCGCAGCGCAAGGTTGGTCGGTTTCATGTCAATGCGACGTCCCGGATCGCATCTCCTCCATCTACTACATAGCCTTGCCTATTTCGATGTTCAACTCAAAAGGCGACATGGGAGCTGTTTCAACAACATCTTCTGATTTGGTAACTTCAGATAGTCATTGTCACAATGCTCAAATCCATTACAACGCCCAGTTAACCATAACGTGTGATGTAAGCAGGGGGTTCAGGAAGCGGAGAAAGAGAATCAGTTATCAATGCCGGAAGCAGCCCACGGCTAGAGCGAACACGTAGTTTCGTATTCTCTGTTATCTTCGGAAATTGGTGAGACACATTGAAGTATAGTAGTATTATTAATGCGTGGGGTGGGACTGCGGACTGCACCACCTTGAACTGGCCGGCAATTGATGAAGAATCGACACGGCTGGGAATATAGCGTCTTGGTAAGCATATGGAGTGCCTTTCAAGAACAAGGGCCGTAGTAGAGTGGTACTAAAGCTCTAGCGGGTTTTCGTGGCGTCGTTAAGAGCCTCTGACGGTCTCAGGGTGCTCCTCAAGTTAGAGCTAAGGATACATCTTTTGCAAGGTAGAAGTGGTCTTCCACATAATTCCGATCCAATCACCTCGAAAAGGAGAACGCGAAGTGCAAATGCAAatgcaagggggggggggctgccAGCAGTCGATCGCGGTGGCATGTCATCGCCCGACTTCATTGGCCAATGTTCGAGCAACCTCTGCTTCCCTAGCTGCGATCCTCCAAGAATGCTGACACAAGGCGGAAGTGTCTCAAACCAGTTCACGTGAACTCAGCCAAGGCAGATCCGACGGACAGCGGTGGCATTTGGTACACAATACCTCGCCATGCTCAAAGACGTCGACAATAAGCAACGGGCCAACTCCAGATACTTACCTAGATGCTGTTCGGTACGACAAGAAACAAGGCACATTGTGTCCAAGTGAGTCCTATCTCCAAGGTTAGCCATGAAGCTCGACTTCCCAGTGCGTTCGCAGCCTAGCACCTATTATCTACATATTATCAAGCTCAGGTGTAGGTCGCAACTTGCTACACTGCGTTCTGCTCCCGAAAGCCAGTCTGTTGATTCATGATTATGCTGAAGGTGTTCATAGGTCTCGATGTGCCGAGCGTTTGGATGTGCATCATGATCAGGGCAAGAAGTGTCAAGGGATGGTTGCATGAGTAGCATCAAAACATTTACCAACGCAATGACGGATAGACTGCCCGTAATCGGCCTCCGTGTCTAGCGTACCGTTGCGCGTGGGAGAAGCGGATGGGGCAGCGGGCGTCAAGGGAGTCTAGAAAGCTTTTCGCCATTTCCGACCTGCATATGTCGGGCGCGGGGACAACGGCCATGACACCATGATGGCCGAAGTTCCGTTGCAGTCCCATCGACAGCGCGCAAGGTTCAATCATGAAGATCAGCAAGCGGTAGCATGTTGTTGGACGACACGTTCTTTGCCCCGATGGAGGCGGAACACTCGCTGTGCCCAGCGTGCCGCTCCCTCGAGTCCTGGTCAACCTTTCCCGCTTGGCTGGTGCTAGTGCCGTCCATGCCGCTGGGTTGTGCATGCGGTGCTGTCATTGTTGCTGTGCCTGGCCAGGCTGATGGGTTGTGTCATGTTGATGAAGGCTGACGGGATGAGTGGAAAACCTTTTTTCGTTGATTCTTCACTGGTCGGTCGTCAGCTATAGCTGTCGATATAGCCCAATTAGGAGACCTCTGAGCTGAGCCCCCCGAAAGATGACAGATTCTGCAACGGTGGGCTCTGTGGCTCTGCAGCCGCAGAGACAGGCGAACCCGAAATGAGCAAAGATATCCTTGACGGCGGGTGTATTGCTTGTGTGATAAGGTACGGGGTACAGGGCCTTCGTTCAGCTGTGGGGCTGGGCATTGTCGATCAACAACGAATGCCTTTTCAGTCGCAGAGACTCATCGACAAGACCCATCCGATGGCCCGGTCACGTTGCATTGGGGTCGAGGCCAACCGCGTTTACGGGACTGTGATGTGCACATGTCGTTGCTACGCCGTGTGGCCGTGGACTTAGTCGCAACCTGCATGCCGGCCCGGTCTCGAGGTCGATCGGCTTTGGGGTAGTGGATGATTCGGGAGACAACGTTGTAAACGACGACAGCGTGAGAAGTTATCTGCATCCAGTTCGTTTCCCCGCGGAGCTGTGATTCGCAGACCAACGATgggccgtcgacgagtcGACTTgccttctcgacgccgccaccgcgaGGAAGGGaggcaaaggggggggaggatgacgTCCGTCCACTTGACTGACTGATGCCAGGTGAGGAAGAATATGCAGGACGAAGGAGCTGGGAGACGGAGACTCCGGTCAATTGATGATAAATTAATATGGCAGTCACGATTCACACACCGGACATGGTTCGGCACTATGAAAAATGGCGCACGGTTCAATGATTGACCAAAGTCAAGAACCTTGACCAGGGTCATCGTTCTTTCCCTCGGTCCTTCCCTCATGAGGTAGGCCCGGGAAGCGGTTTTGGAAGTCGTATCGCTGCTGCCATCTGCTTGGGCAGACTcgatcctcctcgtcaacgcTGCTCTCCCTTCCCATCTTGTCTCATCTATCTATGTTTTCTTATATATCCACCCTGCTTCCGCAAGCCTCCCGGCGTCCGAACCGGAAGGTGATCCGGTGCGAGAGTACAGGGTCCTCCTCGCTTTTCACCATCAAGTAGCTAGCTACTTACTGTGTACTATGTAAGTAAGTTTGACACAGTCCCTATTTCGTTGCACTCCAGGTAGATTGCTTCACTTCCACGACCTTGGCGCGAGATGGTTCGGGCAAGAAACGGTTCGCAATGCCGTTCCACATCGAGTTGTGGTATTCAAAACAGCCTGTCGGACACGGGATTACCTTAAGGCAGTGGCCATCTTCACACCAGAGTAGGCGATGCAACGTTGTCAACATGGCATTCCGCCTCTCTCAACTCGTCCGGTGTCTTTCTTGGTTGCTGGCTTATCGGTCGTCCCGACTGCCAATGCTTCGTCGCATCGCGTGGGGGGATGGTGTGGACAAAGGAGGTCCAGACGTACAATCACCCAAAGCAAGCTAGCGGGTGCCTGGCGCTTCAACTCGTTAGTAGGGTATCACACACTGTGGCTTTCCATGCAATCCCGCCATGGTGGCGGTCATGGTAGTCTTTGGGACCAGCCATTGGGGACCAGCCACAAGTTGGCTAGTTCCCTCAGCCTGCGCCAGCTGATCGTCCCGCTACAGAAACGGCCAGAAACTCAAAAGAAGCACCGCTGCAGAACCCACTGGCTGGATTGGTCCTCGTGCTGCCAAGCGCTGTCGACATTGCAAACAGACGAGAGGCGCATCAGCTTGAAGCGCAACCAGCGCTGtcacgacgccgaggcccaggtcGGTTCGTGCGGTGGTCTGCCGCATCTAGCAGGAGTCATCCTGTCCGTGGATGCCTCCCGTCAACTCGAAGACTGACATCTCACTGCCATGACAACCGGCACCCGACCCGGTCTCATGTCAAAACCTACCTATCTGCGGATACAGCACGGCAGCAAAGCGGCATCCCGCCTTCCAAGTTTCCTCTCAGTGTGCGTCTCGACCGATGTCGACCGAATGCGGGGCCGACACATGGCTGCCGATGAGGCgcgagggaggggacggCGACAGCGCCATGCTGAGAAGACTGGCTTGTCATAGCTCCGCTGCACTAAGCCAAAAGCAACCAGACGGCACTGTGTGTCGATAACGAAAAAGGCGACAACCGACATGCCTGCTTTGTTCCCCGATCCCCAGCTTTTCCTTAGAAGGATGTGGGCGGGGAGAAGAACCACCGGACCGGTGCTGGGCACGGAGGAGGCCTGGATCCTTGTCTTACACCCCGTTGTGTCATTCGACCATGCCGGCCTTCCCTTGCTTCGGCATGCTGAGAGCGGCACCGCCCTTGCTCAGAGTTGGTCCTTGTGCTCCTCTTTGCCTGGATAGCCATGGCAAGGACGCCATCTTGCTTCGGCTGCCACCCACTCAATCCGATGGCAGAAGCTAGTTTTTCTTGTTGATCATCCCGCGAGCCCAAAATTGCACGTTCCCCCCATCCTTCTCGGTCATTCCTCTAAATTGTCTGCTCCTTCACGGCCTCACCCATCATATGTTGTTGGGCTTCATCTTCAAACTCCGGATATCGATTCCTTGGGGGGTAAAAAGGACATGGTCCCGACGTATCCAACTCATATTGCCTAGACGGGCTTGACGATAGTTGACTCCGGTTGATGGAGACGCGCCTTCGCGCGGCCAGTCAtcccccgccgccggggacgCCCATGCAAATCGCAAAGACGACCTGGTGACTCGGCGCACCTCTAAAGAACCACCAGTCGCGCTCCGCCTTATCATCGACGACATGCTATCAACTACTCTAGTCGCCTCAGTGtttgccggcctcgtcggcgcgcaGAGCCGCTCCGCCATGGCTCTCACTCCTTCCAGTGACTGGTATGTGCCGTCTCCCCGAGCTCCCACTTGCGCTTCGTTTCACGAACTAAACCGCCTTAAGGTACGGTGTCGATGGGAACTGGTCGACGATTAAGCTCCAGGTCGGCACGCCTGGACAGTCTGTCAATGTCCTCGCGAGTACGTCTCTGTCTGAACTTTGGGTCATTGGGCCCGGTGGCTGCCTTGGAAGTAAGTTTGCTTTTACGAGCTTTTGGTGGCATTTACATGCCGATCTGCGCCGCACACAGAATGCTCTCGGCTAACATACAACAAGACGAATCTATCTGCAACGCCCGAGGCAACGTTTTCACGATTGCCCAGTCTAAATCCTGGAACCCTCTGGGCGCATGGCAGCTTGGCCTTGATTACCTTGCCTATGGCGGAAATGGCGATTACGGCCTGGACAAGCTCTCATCCACTTTGTTGACGGGCGGCACAATGAGTATGgacaacatcatcaccgcATCAATCAACAGTACCAACTTTTACCTGGGATACCTCGGGCTTGGCATCACCAAAGGAAGCTTTGGCAACTCGGTTACCGATTCACCCCTCACACAAGCGGTCAAGAATTATGGTTGGATTCCCAGTTACAGCTACGGTTACACTGCTGGTGCATACTACAGTAAGTACGAAGGTAGTTCTCGTCCAGTATCCGATCTAACTACATACAGTGGGTGCTTCTGGTACGCCTTGTTCCGTGACACTAGGAGGTTACGATGCGAGCCGATTTGTGCCGCATAATGTCAACTTCACTCTGGACCCCAGCGATGGGCTTCCTAACGCTCTTGTTCGTGGCATCGAAGTGTCGGCCGGTCAAGACAAGGCGCTGCACGCTGGTTGGAACACCACCACGAGGATTTTGTCCAACATGTCAACCTCGTTCAGTGCCACGATCGATAGCTCAACACCCTATCTTTGGCTGCCGGACGCCGTTTGCGACCAGTTCGCAGAAGCCTTCAACCTGACGTACAATAGAACGTTCAACCTCTATACTGTCACCAACGAACAGTATGCCGACTTCAAGTCCGGCTTGTCATCTTACTCATTCACCTTCTCTTTTACCAGCCATGACAACAGCAACGATTCTGGTAATCCCCTCACAGTTcccggcgtcgtcaacatcaccatcaccgcGGCAGCCTTCGCCCAAGTCCTGCGGTACCCCTTCCAAAGCGAGACGATCGGATTGGGCGAACCTCCTGTTCCCTACTTCCCACTACGAAGATCATCTAACTTGACGGACACGTTCATCATTGGGAGATCATTCCTCCAGGAAGCATACCTGATCACCCAGTATGACACTGGCGTCTTTTCTCTCCATCAGGCCCTCTTCCCAGATGAGCCGCTGCAGTCTCTGAAGCTGAAGAACATTGCACAACCAAACGACAGCCCTTTAGCACGACCACCTGCTCAGGTGAACTCGCAAGGTGGtctctcggcggcggagatggGCGGTGTTGCGGCGGGGGTTGTCGCGGCATGCATGGTCATATTCGCTTGCTGGTACTTTAACCACCGCCGAAAGAAGTTGAGGACCACGACCAGAGCATTGGAGGATGGAAAGgacgccgcctcgtcgatTACACCCGGCCCACCAAGGAGCCCCGTGGCCAAGATGTTCACCAAAATACTGGGCAGAAAGAAGACCAAAAAAGCATCTGCAAACGAGGCCATGGGAAGCACTTTACCAACTGCAGAAATGGCGGCTGACGCTAACCACGCCGTATACGAACTGCCAGTGCCAGTA
Coding sequences within it:
- a CDS encoding Putative aspartic peptidase A1 family, aspartic peptidase domain superfamily, which gives rise to MLSTTLVASVFAGLVGAQSRSAMALTPSSDWYGVDGNWSTIKLQVGTPGQSVNVLASTSLSELWVIGPGGCLGNESICNARGNVFTIAQSKSWNPLGAWQLGLDYLAYGGNGDYGLDKLSSTLLTGGTMSMDNIITASINSTNFYLGYLGLGITKGSFGNSVTDSPLTQAVKNYGWIPSYSYGYTAGAYYMGASGTPCSVTLGGYDASRFVPHNVNFTLDPSDGLPNALVRGIEVSAGQDKALHAGWNTTTRILSNMSTSFSATIDSSTPYLWLPDAVCDQFAEAFNLTYNRTFNLYTVTNEQYADFKSGLSSYSFTFSFTSHDNSNDSGNPLTVPGVVNITITAAAFAQVLRYPFQSETIGLGEPPVPYFPLRRSSNLTDTFIIGRSFLQEAYLITQYDTGVFSLHQALFPDEPLQSLKLKNIAQPNDSPLARPPAQVNSQGGLSAAEMGGVAAGVVAACMVIFACWYFNHRRKKLRTTTRALEDGKDAASSITPGPPRSPVAKMFTKILGRKKTKKASANEAMGSTLPTAEMAADANHAVYELPVPVAPVELNGDGGKSVLEHNTVLGTDDTQNVDTYELARRNVEIQLRGPLPAYTPPENPSDFPLTEKAIRDTSPAVNFSPEEIGPLPSSLPASPSSPSSPVSCDKSSSTHGSLPSPMSSRAGEWSNRISDLSSPSTEAASYHSHTFTVSNAGNTVPQPTPPESEALTSSSSNFSNTSPSILYPALPASPLPTHQRTLIDSSNVVCLGPLPEHITIPGSRTIPAPLTYRQGSSNMDVVVPQVLDASRVSTDTLGSNWTEFEEELMAQELTGQATLQESIRNREEESDSLRSLHRLDGSEFIHIPQPAERRYSWEH